A genomic segment from Verrucomicrobiia bacterium encodes:
- the hisF gene encoding imidazole glycerol phosphate synthase subunit HisF, whose translation MLAKRIIPCLDVDRGRVVKGTKFLNLRDAGDPVECAKEYDRQRADELVFLDITASSENRATMIEVVERTASECFMPLTVGGGIRTVDDIRAMLKAGADKTSLNTAAVQNPDVVRAGADRFGSQCIVVAIDAKRASEGHWEVYTHGGRNPTGLDAVEWARRVEVFGAGEILLTSMDADGTKAGYDVVLTRAISEAVRIPVIASGGAGKLDHMAEVLVEGKADAVLAASVFHFGEYTVSDVKQFLQEKGICVRL comes from the coding sequence ATGCTGGCGAAACGCATCATACCGTGTCTCGACGTGGACCGCGGACGCGTGGTGAAGGGGACGAAGTTCCTGAACCTGCGCGATGCCGGCGATCCGGTCGAGTGCGCGAAGGAATATGATCGCCAGCGCGCAGATGAACTGGTGTTCCTCGATATCACGGCGAGTTCCGAGAACCGCGCGACGATGATCGAGGTGGTGGAACGGACCGCCAGCGAGTGCTTCATGCCGTTGACGGTTGGCGGCGGAATTCGCACTGTCGACGATATTCGCGCAATGCTCAAGGCGGGCGCGGACAAAACCAGCCTGAACACCGCAGCGGTACAGAACCCCGATGTGGTGCGCGCCGGTGCGGATCGGTTTGGCTCGCAGTGTATTGTCGTCGCCATCGACGCCAAGCGCGCCAGCGAAGGGCATTGGGAAGTGTACACGCATGGCGGCCGCAATCCGACCGGCCTCGATGCGGTGGAGTGGGCGCGACGCGTGGAGGTGTTCGGCGCTGGTGAAATCCTGTTGACCAGCATGGACGCCGATGGGACAAAGGCGGGGTACGATGTGGTGTTGACCCGAGCGATCAGCGAAGCGGTGCGCATTCCGGTCATCGCCAGCGGCGGCGCGGGCAAGCTCGATCACATGGCTGAGGTGTTGGTGGAAGGAAAGGCGGATGCGGTGTTGGCTGCTTCGGTCTTCCATTTCGGCGAATACACGGTCAGTGATGTGAAGCAGTTTTTGCAAGAGAAGGGTATTTGTGTGCGATTATGA